The following is a genomic window from Mus pahari chromosome 1, PAHARI_EIJ_v1.1, whole genome shotgun sequence.
taaaaatatgtttttcttaaaaaaacaaatgagcaaaaccaCTCAATAATGGTTTCTATTTTTTCCTGGCTGCACCCACTGTCCAGACAGGGCACCGGCCCCCAAATCCTGCATTCTGGTGGGTGAATGGCTCAGGAACAGAAGTCAAGTGGACGTTTGAGGAGCTGGGGAAGCAGTCCAGGAAGGCAGCCAATGTCTTAGAGGGTGTGTGTGGCCTGCAACCTGGAGACAGAATGATGCTGGTGCTTCCGAGACTCCCAGACTGGTGGCTGATCAGCGTGGCTTGTATGCGAACAGGTCAGTGAACAAGGCTAACATTCCCTTCATAGAACTGAGACTGCCCACTGGAGCTTTTCGGTTCTCACCAATCACAAGATTTGGATGATAGGACAAAGGGAATCTCATATGGGGTTCACTCTTCCTTTGCCCAGCAGTCACCGGCCAAATTGCATACAGTGGTCAGACAATGACATGAGAATTAAAAGACAACCACTTAGTAACTACTTAGTCATAGCATAAGGAGTCCTGCAGCTTTTtaagtgcctactatgtgctgggAACTATGCTAAGAGATCTGTTCCTGACTAAAAAAACCTTATGGTcagaatgttatttatttttgctaccaAATATCTCACTTTTGCCTACCTACAACTTTTATTGATACTCAGATAAAATAACTCACAGCCACATTTAATGTTATCATTTGAGGTGAAGCCTCTATTCCAATACAGCAGATGATATCAAAGCTGTTCCCAATATAGTTTTGCATCCCGACTTTTTCCTCCTACACTCTTGTCAGGTAATATTGAGTGACTCCCTCTTCTTGACAGTCCTGGCTATTGATCGTCTTCCTGGGGCTCAGTTCCTAAAGCAGAGCAGACAAATGACCTCTGTGGGGTGTGACAACAGAGAGGGACAATGAAGGTGCACAGCGGGGCTGGGGGCTAGCttacaaagacctgagtttgatccccagaacacatattaaaaagaaaagaagccaagtgTAATGGTACATATTTATAATCGCAgctttggggaggcagagacgggtgaATCCCTAGGGCTCAACAGCTGGCCAGTTTGGGCCACAAGGCAAGTTCCAAGGCAATGAAAgatcccgtctcaaaaacaaggtagatggtGCTTGAAAAGTGACACCTGAAGTTGTCTCTTGAccccctccaaacacacacatgtacacatagcactcacacacatgcacacatagcacacacacacacacacacacacatacacatacacatgcatacatagatagcatccaaacacacacatagcacccaaatgcacacatgcacacttaacacacacacatgtatacataccatccaaacacacatatgcatatatagcacccaaacatacacatgcataaaagaaCACAATTCAACTCAGAGTGTTCACACTGGGCACTAAATTGTGTAAGCCTTTGGGTGACAGGACAAAGGGTAGCAAGGCCATGGACTTGGCTCTTATGCTGTGCTGCAGTGACCTTTCCCTCTGCTTTTTGTTCTCTCTAGTTGTTTTTCTCCGTGAATGAGTGTGTTGAACTTGATGGAAAATACTAATAATTTagtattacattattattatgcACTCTGAGATACTGGGGGTTTTCAAATGGCAAGTCTGTCCCTTGTCCTTACTCCACTCCTTGGAGGTGGATGGAGTCTGCCATCCTTAGCATAGTTTTGGTTGAAACAATGTGGGTGTTCTAGAGTCCCTGCCTACTATTACCTCCTTTATTAGCAAATGATCCACATACAACACAGGATTTGTTGcatcattttatttgaaaagcatGAGAAACCACTGAACTAAGGAGTTATTACAGCGGTGCAATATAATCTATTCAAGATCATGGACTCTCAGTTTCTTAGGgctcctattgctgtgatggaacatgatgaccaaaagcaacttggagaggaaagggcttatttgacttacacttccacatcatagtccatcactgaaggaatccaggataggaactcaaaccgggcaagaacctggaggcaggagctgatgcagaggccgtggatgggtgctgcttactggcttgctcctcatggtttattcagcctgctttcttatagaacccaggaccaccatcctggggatggcaccacccatagtgggctggaccCCTTCCTCCAACAccactatttaagaaaatgccctacagacggGCATGTAgactgatcttatggaggcattgtcTTAATCGAGGGTTCCCCCTTTCAAGTGACTCTAgtgtgtgtcaaggtgacatagaACTAGCCAGGACAAGCATGTTTAATACTGTGTTGGCTTGTAAGTCCAGCTGTACCACACATTTGCTATGTATTCGTGGGCAAACCATTTGATTTAGTTAAGGCAGGAAAGTCTAAAGACCCAGAGTCTTATCAAATGGATGGCATGTTTCTCACAACATCATGCGTTTCTGAGCATTGTGAGAACTGAGTCTAACACAGCCTGGGCAGTTCATACCACAGGCAAGTACTTCGTGTCTTTGGGATTTCCTTGTTTCCATTATTGTTCCCTCAGGCATTCCAACCCTCCTCAGCTACTTGCTTCTCTGTCCTCTACATTtgaatcttccttctcttctaacaatctcctttctctgtgtgaccTAAGGTGTGGTCATGATCCCAGGTGTCTCCCAGCTGACAGCAAAGGACCTCAAGTACCGGCTGCAGGCTGCCAGGGCCAAGTCCATCATCACCAGTGATGCCCTAGCTCCGCAAGTGGATGCCATCAGTGCCGACTGCCCCTCCCTCCAAACCAAGCTTCTGGTGTCTGACACCAGCCGTCCAGGCTGGATCAATTTCCGAGAACTCCTGAGGTAAATTGGGACCCTCCAGGACAGTAGCAATGAGATAGGCtttgagcattttctttttttcagcagCAGGGTTGAGTACAAGGGGACTGAACCAAATAGATACTGGCCAGAGACATCATCCTGTGAACTCCTCAATGTACAAGGTCACTCAGTTAATGGGTGTGTCACTGTATCCCAGTGTCCTCTAACACTGTGGCAAATATTGTTGGTATACTTAGCCAGAGTGTGTAAGTTAAACTTTATGATACATTTAGTTCACAGAAAGCTGTTAATAATGAAAAGGCTGTTGTATATTGGTGCTTGCTGTATGCCAGGCTTGCTGTATGCCAGGCTCTGTGCTAAATAAGCATTCAGCTGTATTTATTTGTGCAGGAATGATTTAATAATGCCTGTTCTGTGGCTGACATTGCCTTTGCTGCTCAGAACACTGTACTAAGGAAGAAATCATCTTGCTTAATCCTTGAAAGGAGCCCCCCACAAGGCGCAGATTTATTTTTACGGGAAGTGACTCACTTAAAATGCCGAAGAGGAATAAAGTCAGAATTAGGGCACAGTCAATGTTACTTTGCCTCGTAACAAGGATGTGGCAGGCATGGATCTGTgaatttgagatttttttgtcCAGAGCAGAAACCAGAATGCTTGtcctggtggctcacacctgtcacCCTAGGACTCTgtattgtgagtttgagaccagccagaactacaaagCCAGACCCTGccccaaacaaaattaaaaagaaaacaaaacaaagacaaaaaaaaaaaaaaaaaaaggccacagaGAGCTGGGTCCCTGAGCCTGGAGTGTCCACCTCTGTGAGCAGACACacctgaataaataaaaatttgtataaTTCAGCATCTGACCTACTTAGCCAGACATATCTGAACCAGAGCCCCAGGAGTCCCCATTTCCCATGCCTAGCCCATGAGGTGAGTTGTCAGGTTAACCTAATATATCCTTTCTAATTTcagttttcattaaaattatctgaacttcaaaaaaaaacacacaaaaaaacaaggtTCTGATTTCATTTTATCCAACGTGGAGCACAAGTAAcagaattgcttttaaaaattaactcagaGATCACAAGACACAGCCAGGCCTGAGAAGCAGGAACTAGCTGAGTCTTCAAATCCCGGGACTTGGGACATTACCTAATCTCAGACCCCTAATTTTTGAGAAAACATTTAGAAACAAATTTCTCTACATTCAGAATTGAGTTAGGAAGGGGACTGTTCATGGATGGACAGAATTACACACATGAGAGTGCATGTGTCCTACTGCAAAGTCCTCAAAGAAGTAGGTagggttcgtgtgtgtgtgtgtgtgtgtgtgtgtgtgtgtgtgtgtgtgtgtgttcttgttcaTGTAGGTGTGTGCACTTATGTGTAAGCCAGAGGTTAACATTAGGTGTTTTGCTGTATTACTCTCCACCCCTTTgtttccttgagacagagtctctccctgaacctgaagctcactatcTAGGTAGGATGGCtgcccagtgagctccagggatcttcctgtctgcaTCTCCAAGTCTGAGATTACAGATGCAAGCAGCATCTTATGTAGTTACTAAACTCATGCCCCAACCCCTTTGCACTGTTCTGAGTGAGTTATTTACTCAACCTTTGTGGATCTCTCAAATAAGTCATTTGGGCATtttgagcttcagtttccttGGCTATAAAATGATTATAGAGATAGTGTCTATCTATGAAAGTGTCTGCAGATAGCACAACACTCCACATAGCAACCCCATACATGATGTGTTGAAATGGTCCTATCACTGTTATATCTTTGGGACTGCTTGGGGCGTTGCTTACAGTGTCCCTTCGTATCCTTGCATTCTCCAGAGCGGCATCTCCAGAGCACAACTGTGTGAGAACCAGAAGTGGAGATTCGGTAGCCATCTACTTCACCAGTGGAACCACAGGGGCCCCCAAGATGGTGGAACATTCCCAGTCCAGCTATGGATTGGGTTTTGTGGCCAGTGGAAGGTATTGGAACAGTTTGTCTAGAAGGTCTGAAAACAAGGTAGGTAagtgaagagaggggagagggtgaAGGAGAAAACCTATGgaaatggaggtcagagaggaagcagagagttaGTCAGGTAGGGCCTTGAAGACTTTTCTTTGAGAAAGCACAGGACCTGTTTCCTTTAACTTATCTTTTTAGCCTATGACACAAGTACAAAGAAAGTGCTGAGCAAGCATTTGTTGAGATCACAGTTGAGTTGATGGATCTTAACTAGATTTGATGAGCTAGGAAGTGGTACTTCCTACAGTCTGAGCTCCAAATAATGAGATGTGAACAGTATTATCCATTCTAAAGGTGGGGGCTTTGATGAGGATGCTCTGACTCCCTCTAATTTTTGACAGGAGGTGGATGGCCTTGACTGAGTCTGACATATTCTGGAACACAACTGACACTGGATGGGTGAAGGCAGCCTGGACTCTCTTCTCTGCCTGGTCCAATGGAGCTTGCATTTTTGTGCATGAGCTGCCCCGAGTTGATGCCAAAACTATTCtaaatgtaagaagaaaaatCTAGTTCTGGGTTTCTGAGCTTTGCACACATTGGGTAAATGTCCAATCATTACGCAACTTCTCCAGGCCTCGTTTTGAAACAGAGTCatactatgtaacccaggataaccttgaaccACAGGTCTTCTGCATTTGAGTCCCAAGCTTGGCGTTTACAAGTGTATGCCAAACTCTGAATCATCTCTTTTGTCCAGTGTGTGAATGAGATGAATGGAATGCATATTTTAAGTGACATGAGAAATGTAGGAATCTAATGACAAATTCACTCAGAGCCTTTGTAATCtggttccccacccaccccttccaCCTAGCAACCTCCAATCATTACCTGTGATCAAAATAGATACATAGGCTCGAAAGCATTTCATCTCTCCACACTTTATCAAAGCCTTTTACTGGATGCTGCACCTCTCTTTCCATCACCCTCTCCCTTGTGATCTTGTCAAGACACAAGCTATTCGTCAAAACTTTAGGTAAAATCCAAAGTCTAGTCCCCAGAGAGTGTGCCACTGTCCTTGTACCTTATTATGAGTCATTCAGCCAACTCTAGACCCAATACTTCTGTCTTGTTTCCCTGGGGTCTTATCACAAAGGAGGAGGATTAACATCCCAAGTGAAGACATTGAATACCTTCGCTGTCTCCTCCAAATGCCATCTCATGAGCTATCAATGAGCCTATCTCCCATACCCATCTCTTTGAGACAAGCTGGGTCAGATGTGGCAAAGAATATGGGCTTCTCCATTGGTCAAACTTGGACTCTCAGCCTAGTCTCCTGACTTCCTCGAGTCTCACTTTCTAAGTTGTCATGAAAACACAAAGATACTGTTTTCCTAATATACTAGCTGTTATTCACTTCCAACCACTATTGTTCGTGGAGGCTGTCAGCCACTTGTGCATCTTTTCTAGTCACCGTCCCTGGCCATGGTACTATATTCACGATCTATTTAACATGAGCATTTATTATCTCACAATTTCCCATGGTAAGGAATCTGGGAGCAACTTTACCAGGTGATTTTGGAGAAAAGAAGCCTTGTAAAGTTGCTGTCAAGATTTCACCAAAGTACACTCGTACAAACAGCAGCAATGTGGCGATTCACAGTAACTAAAAGGCAGGAGCATCCCAAGCACTCATCAGAAACTGACTGGGTAAACCAAATATagtgtgtaaatacacacacacacacacacacacacacacacacgtgcacattaGCCAGCcttcaaaaggaagcaaattctgaTACTCTACAATATGTACAATATGAATCCAGAGGGCATCAAAGGCCATACACTACATGACTCCATTTATATAAGGTACCTAGAATAGTCATGTTCATGAAGCTAGAATAGAGTAGTGGTTACTGTGAGTCTCGGAAGAATGTAATGAGAATTTATTGCATAATGGGTACACAGACCCAGTTTGGAAAGGTGAAGTAATTCTGAAGATGGATAGTTCCACGGAGTACAACTATCTTACAAGTGAGTGAGGTGGGTAAAtgtatcacacacagacacacagacacagacatacacacagacacacagacacacatacacacacacatttacctgcatcatatgtgtatatatatatatatatatatatatatatatatatatNNNNNNNNNNNNNNNNNNNNNNNNNNNNNNNNNNNNNNNNNNNNNNNNNNNNNNNNNNNNNNNNNNNNNNNNNNNNNNNNNNNNNNNNNNNNNNNtatatatatatatatatatatatatatatatatatatatatatatatatatatacatgggtgtgggtgtgggtctgaatgtatacatgtacatttgtgtatggAGGTATGGAGTTCAGTGGTTCTCTTCAAATGTTATTCTTCAGGTGTTACCTGCCTTGTTTTTGGCCTGGAGACTGTCTTTTGTGCTGTCACTGCTGGCCAGTGAGtctcagggatctacctgtctctacatACACTACCacgcctgcctctttctcttggtTTGGGTTCTAGGGACCAAACTGGGGATCTTATGCTTGTGTTGTTTAAATTCTGATTTGTAGTTTTCATTGATTATCCACTGAATACTGGTCAGAGGCATCATTTCCTCACTGTCTGTTGAGGACAGCTAGAATGTATTCACAACCTAGTACCTTGTCTTCTCCAGGATGAGTCActcaagagagggagagaggcaagaaCATTTAAGACAGAAGCTGTCCTCTTTTTATAATCTAATGACTCAAGTGACTCCCATCATGCCAACAGGATGCTATTGGTCCCAAGGACCAATCTTGGAGCAGTGTAAGAGGAGACCCCATAATGGAACAAATGCTAGAAGGTGGATCATGGAGGTTATTTGACATACAGATGTCGTGCATGGTTTTCTACTCTGTTTTGTCAGTAAGACTGTGGAGATCCATTTCACTCATTCCATTTCACCTGAGTGTCTCTGAGAAAACTGTCCTcctcttgttttgtttagacTCTCTGCAGGTTCCCAATAACCACCATGTGCTGTGTCCCAACCCTCTTCCGGCTGCTTGTACAAGAGGATCTGACAAGGTACAGCCTCTGCTTGGCACTTACAGTGTCCTCATATGAGGACTCACGTGGACATCCACCTTTCAGTCCaactcttcttcctgtttcttagtATTTGTCTTCCTGGGAGTTGCTTtacctctgtctctttctacatcttcatgtgtctctctttgtccctgtctGTTGTGTTTCATACACACTCCCACATATCTTACATTAAgcttttaaacataattttatggatCCTCAGAATTCATACccagagaaaactgaaaagagtTAAGGCAATCCAGAATTTTAACACTTGAGGTAAACTGTGTCACCACCATATACCACACTCCCAGGCTAGTTCCTTCACATTTTCTGTGACTTGTGTCACAGAGATTGTTGGAGTTCCACTAACCATCTATAGAATAGGGTTGATAGCTAAGGATTTTTCATTTGCTTAGACTAACAAGCTCACTCACTCCATCTCCCAACCCAAATTAACCCAAGCCAGCCATTCCTAGGAATCTGCCTTGGGATACTGAAATGAAGCTGACAACACTGTGGATGACTCTTATCCTGGGTAAATACCAACAACATCCACTAGTTGGGCTGGACTATTTGCAGGGATATTGGGTgaacccctccccactcccatctTTCAGTAACTTACTGATCCCAACCATGTCTCCCACATCTATCCTCTCCCAAGGTAATGTCTTCCTTAATCATACTCTCTGGCCATTAAATACTACAAAGAAGGGAATACTTgcatgattttaaatatattcctCTGAATATAAGAATCCATCCCATTTGTTACTTTCTTGTAAATATTTCCACACTGTTATTTTATCTGGAAGTGGTCCCTGGGTAATTCTTTAAGACCCATTAGATGCTGCTTAGTAATACTAAGTAATTGAATCAGTGCAATACAactaggagaagaaaataatccaaactgtgtttatattttgtgtaatttttgAACTGACAGACaggtttctatttatttaatatctctgGAAATTATATACCCAGTCTTCACAATTGGGGAATTCTTAGAAGGCTAtttttatctattaaaaatttttattgatttattactTTCAATCAGATCATTGCCTCTATGGATTTTATCAGTCAGTTTATTTTTAGGTAGATTAATTTGGACAATCCATTGTTGTGCCCAGACCTAGCATATGAATCTGATTGTACCCAAATTTGGATAGGATTGACTTGCCACTGTGGGCCATAGCTGCAGAAAGAGGTTGGATCACTTGGAGCTGACTATGGGACAGAAGGGAGCTTACCTTCTAGTGACTGCAGGGCTCCGGACCTCTAACAATGCTGGGGATGATGGTAGGTAGGAATGTTCATGACATAGATGGCCTTGTCTCCCTGCTTGAGAAAGGTACAAGTTCCAATGCCTGAGGCACTGTTTGACGGGTGGAGAGGCCCTCAACCCTGATGTGAGGGACAAGTGGAAGAGCCAGACAGGCCTGGAGCTCCATGAAGGCTACGGACAATCAGAAACAGTGAGTTGGTGTCTCAGGCCACATCATCAGAGCCCTCAGCCCATCATAGAGGATCACTGACCTGAAGCAGTTCCTTGCCTCGCCCTGACACCTGTCAAAAACTGCCCTGACTCTAGGGCACTAAATCGGGTGAGGGAATGCTATTAGCCATACCTCCTTTTGGTTTTAAGGGAGTCACAGGTAACTTCCCATACACCGTGGCCCTGCAAAGCAGCTTTACTCATGTTGTCCATGATTACTCTTTTTGTAGCTATGACAAACTATCTGGCAGAAACCAAGAGGTCTATCATCACACCCATGTTCAGACTGGTCTCCCTTTCACAGAGACACAGTGCCCTCTAGAGGATTCTAAATTCAATCCAGTTGACAATAAAGATTCATAATTCCTAAGAGTCATAAGAGCAATTCATAATTGCTCAAGGAAGCTGTCACCCCAGAATAGCCCACGATGTCATTTTTAGTAAAATCTTAAGCAACGGAACCCTATAGCCATCTTGGCAAGATGCAGACGTGAGTGAATCTTTGAGCTAAATGACACAATTTAGGTCTCCACCCATGAACAGCACGGGTGCCTCGTGAAGGATTGTTGGCCATGGAAAAgacgataaaaaaaaaattaagggaaaggaaagaaagggtatgAACgtgagggaaagaaagacagaagaagaaagaggatgaAGGAGAACCAGATGGCAGGTGAAAGCAAGCGTGGACCAGGAAACAAGAGGATGAGCCTCCCTTTGGTTGACACTGGTTTCTCTCCAGGTCGTCATCTGTGGCAACTCAAGAGACTCGACCATCAAGTCTGGATCTATGGGGAAAGCAAGCCCACCTTACGATGTGCAGGTAGGCAGCCTCTGCTGACAGTGCACAGAGCAATCTATGTTCTGGGGGATACAGGGTGGGCTCTTGGGTACTGTCACTGTATAAAGGATGCTCAGATGCCATGCTATGACCCCTCTTTCAGATTGTAGATGAGGAGGGCAATGTCCTGCCTCCAGGAAAAGAGGGAAATATTGCTGTCCGAATCAAGCCTACCAGACCCTTCTGTTTCTTCAACTGCTATCTGGTAAGCTGGAGGGGACAGCCGTGAGGAGTCACAGAAATCACTGCATGCCAAACCCTGAGAAGCATTCTTTGTAACTATCCATGGTGCAACCCTTGTAGTAACTGCATTAAGTTGGTTGCTAATGTTACTGATCAGGGACACTGCTGCTAATAAGGAAGGTACAAAAGTGGAATGGCTTATCCAGTGTCACATAACTTATATGCAATGTCCTACCCTTAGACAAGAATGTGTTGAGAACACAAACACATGGCAGTTTCATCGTGATTAAAACAGATAGGAAATGTTAAGTTCAAGAAAGCAAAGGTTTTTACCAAAGAGCCAGCTATAAGGTGATGTCAGAACAAGTTTTCAAGATGTTTCTTTTGGTTTGAGGGTTGAACTTGTATCTTTGGATTTCAGTTCAAGGTTCcaaaataaattagtaattaTCTATCCTCTAGACGTACTTTGGCTGGAATCTTGTCATATTCTTTTCTGTAAAACTCTCAAACCTGGATGTGTATTTGAAACACCCTGGTTGCTTCAACTATTCCTGAGGCCTACACACCACTTAAACCAAATCAACTAAATTTTGGAGTGATGAGGGTCA
Proteins encoded in this region:
- the Acsm5 gene encoding acyl-coenzyme A synthetase ACSM5, mitochondrial: MRLCLRGLVCQALRSSWGVCRIHTQPPPPRIPEVVATWEAISLGRQPVPEYFNFAHDVLDVWSQLEKTGHRPPNPAFWWVNGSGTEVKWTFEELGKQSRKAANVLEGVCGLQPGDRMMLVLPRLPDWWLISVACMRTGVVMIPGVSQLTAKDLKYRLQAARAKSIITSDALAPQVDAISADCPSLQTKLLVSDTSRPGWINFRELLRAASPEHNCVRTRSGDSVAIYFTSGTTGAPKMVEHSQSSYGLGFVASGRRWMALTESDIFWNTTDTGWVKAAWTLFSAWSNGACIFVHELPRVDAKTILNTLCRFPITTMCCVPTLFRLLVQEDLTRYKFQCLRHCLTGGEALNPDVRDKWKSQTGLELHEGYGQSETVVICGNSRDSTIKSGSMGKASPPYDVQIVDEEGNVLPPGKEGNIAVRIKPTRPFCFFNCYLDNPEKTAASEQGDFYITGDRAHMDEDGYFWFLGRNDDVINSSSYRIGPVEVESALAEHPAVLESAVVSSPDPIRGEVVKAFIVLSPAYASHDPEALTRELQEHVKTVTAPYKYPRKVAFISELPKTVSGKILRSKLRNQEWGR